One genomic region from Mycoplasmopsis columbina encodes:
- the rpsE gene encoding 30S ribosomal protein S5, producing the protein MAEQKEFKAAATKEVVNKAANKARDNKKVESGEKAAFAEKRVNRGPRREGKTKGERGPRFEKQDNEFSEKVVNISRVTKVVKGGRRFSFSAFVVVGDKKGRVGFGHGKANEVPDSIKKAIKDAKNNLVTVPVYKNTTVPHQVEAKFLASKVMLKPAPKGKGIVASGTVRAVVELAGYTDIYTKTYGSRSKANIVRATLKALAALRTPDQIAQIRDKKVEDLL; encoded by the coding sequence ATGGCAGAACAAAAAGAATTCAAAGCAGCAGCTACTAAAGAAGTAGTTAATAAAGCTGCAAATAAAGCTAGAGATAACAAAAAAGTTGAAAGTGGTGAAAAAGCTGCTTTTGCTGAAAAAAGAGTAAATCGTGGTCCTAGACGTGAAGGTAAAACTAAAGGTGAAAGAGGTCCTAGATTCGAAAAACAAGATAACGAATTTAGTGAAAAAGTTGTTAACATTAGTCGTGTAACTAAAGTTGTTAAAGGTGGTAGAAGATTTAGCTTCTCAGCTTTCGTTGTAGTTGGAGATAAAAAAGGACGTGTTGGTTTTGGACATGGTAAAGCTAACGAAGTTCCAGATTCAATTAAGAAAGCTATTAAAGATGCTAAAAACAACCTTGTAACTGTTCCAGTTTACAAAAATACTACTGTTCCTCACCAAGTAGAAGCTAAATTCTTAGCTTCAAAAGTAATGTTAAAACCTGCTCCAAAAGGAAAAGGAATCGTTGCTTCAGGAACAGTGCGTGCTGTTGTAGAATTAGCTGGTTATACAGATATTTACACCAAAACTTATGGTTCACGTTCAAAAGCTAATATTGTTAGAGCAACACTTAAAGCTTTAGCTGCTTTAAGAACACCTGACCAAATTGCCCAAATTAGAGACAAAAAAGTTGAGGATTTATTATAA
- the rplV gene encoding 50S ribosomal protein L22 — protein MAQQAKALVKTQRISARKARLVADLFRGKDVRVALGILHNTNKKASELFITLLNSAVANATNNHGMDASKLFVKEVLVNEGPTLKRYQPRSQGRAYSILKRTSHLSITLEERA, from the coding sequence ATGGCTCAACAAGCAAAAGCATTAGTTAAAACACAAAGAATTAGTGCACGTAAAGCTAGATTAGTTGCAGATCTTTTTAGAGGAAAAGATGTGCGTGTAGCTTTAGGTATTCTTCACAACACAAACAAAAAAGCATCAGAATTATTTATTACATTATTAAACTCAGCAGTTGCAAATGCAACTAACAACCACGGCATGGACGCCTCAAAATTATTTGTTAAAGAAGTTTTAGTTAATGAAGGTCCAACACTTAAAAGATATCAACCTCGTTCACAAGGTAGAGCATATTCAATTTTAAAACGTACAAGCCATTTATCAATTACATTAGAAGAAAGAGCATAG
- the rplO gene encoding 50S ribosomal protein L15, with product MQEIKLHNLKPTPGSRPEKHRVGRGHAAGKGKQAGKGQSGQNKRHGHRLGFEGGQTPWFRRIGKRGFTNVNHIEYQVVNLADLERVFENGQNVDLEALFAANLIKRTLPVKLLGNGTLTKKLNVTLHDASKNAIAALEANGGKFEYL from the coding sequence ATGCAAGAAATTAAATTACACAATTTAAAACCTACTCCAGGCTCAAGACCAGAAAAACACCGTGTTGGTAGAGGTCATGCTGCTGGTAAAGGTAAACAAGCTGGTAAAGGTCAATCAGGTCAAAATAAACGTCACGGTCACAGATTAGGTTTTGAAGGTGGTCAAACACCATGATTTAGAAGAATTGGTAAAAGAGGATTTACAAACGTAAATCACATTGAATACCAAGTTGTTAATTTAGCTGATTTAGAAAGAGTTTTCGAAAATGGTCAAAATGTTGACCTTGAAGCATTATTTGCTGCAAACTTAATTAAAAGAACCTTACCTGTTAAATTATTAGGTAATGGAACCTTAACTAAAAAACTTAATGTTACTTTACATGATGCTTCAAAAAACGCAATTGCTGCTTTAGAAGCAAATGGTGGAAAATTCGAATATCTTTAA
- the rplD gene encoding 50S ribosomal protein L4 — MATTKSTLEKFYISEKFDKARNLSFNFKKANQKTAKNFPTFIAAVEEFIAVSEKSKNDTRVWFHRDGAYRGSVGLEKAKVIVNKVTESDVKDHEAIDFIEKQDLVDKPAPKKEKEVKEKVNFEKDTTLAFDAKDLPKEVFALEKIYSQAIYDTILSERASRRQGTHSVKSRAEVRGGGKKPWKQKGTGRARAGSTRSPIWVGGGRAFGPTTERNYTLKVNKKVKRAAFASALTLLANKQAVLVNDFTLTNAKTKEAVAKLEELKLNNLRHVLIVSTDENVFKATRNLTNVLTVTPESTLVEDLVWADVLVLSKEGLEVFKARGER, encoded by the coding sequence ATGGCAACAACCAAATCAACTCTTGAAAAATTTTATATTTCAGAAAAATTTGATAAAGCACGTAATCTTTCATTCAACTTCAAAAAAGCTAATCAAAAAACTGCTAAAAACTTCCCAACCTTTATTGCTGCAGTTGAAGAATTCATCGCAGTAAGTGAAAAAAGTAAGAATGATACAAGAGTATGATTCCACCGTGATGGTGCATACCGTGGTTCAGTTGGACTTGAAAAAGCAAAAGTGATTGTAAATAAAGTTACTGAATCAGATGTTAAAGATCATGAAGCTATTGACTTTATTGAAAAACAAGACTTAGTTGATAAACCAGCTCCTAAAAAAGAAAAAGAAGTTAAAGAAAAAGTTAACTTTGAAAAAGATACTACATTAGCTTTTGATGCTAAAGATCTTCCAAAAGAAGTATTTGCTTTAGAAAAAATCTACTCACAAGCTATTTACGACACAATTCTTTCAGAGAGAGCTTCAAGAAGACAAGGAACCCACTCAGTAAAAAGCCGTGCTGAAGTTAGAGGTGGTGGTAAAAAACCATGAAAACAAAAAGGTACAGGACGTGCTCGTGCGGGATCAACTAGATCACCTATCTGAGTTGGTGGTGGTAGAGCTTTTGGACCAACAACTGAAAGAAACTACACACTTAAAGTTAATAAAAAAGTGAAAAGAGCTGCTTTTGCTTCAGCGCTTACCTTATTAGCTAATAAACAAGCAGTTTTAGTAAATGATTTTACTTTAACAAATGCTAAAACTAAAGAAGCAGTGGCTAAATTGGAAGAATTAAAATTAAACAATTTAAGACACGTATTAATTGTTTCAACAGATGAAAATGTATTTAAAGCAACAAGAAACTTAACAAATGTTTTAACTGTAACACCTGAATCAACTTTAGTAGAAGATTTAGTTTGAGCAGATGTATTAGTGCTTTCAAAAGAAGGTTTAGAAGTATTTAAAGCAAGAGGAGAAAGATAA
- the rplB gene encoding 50S ribosomal protein L2: MAIKHYKPTTNGRRNMSSLDYSANLSGHKPEKSLLVILKKNSGRNNQGKITVRHHGGRVKRFYRIVDFKRNKDNIPAVVKSIEYDPNRSANICLLAYADGEKRYILAPQGIKVGQVVVSGPNADILVGNALPLANIPEGTTIHNIEMQPGAGGQIARSAGTSAQLLGKDEDGKYVVLRLKSGETRRILARCRATIGSVGNEEHLLVNLGKAGRNRHLGVRPTVRGSVMNPVDHPHGGGEGKQPVGRKAPLTPWGKKALGVKTRKTKKASNKLILRRRKDAK; encoded by the coding sequence ATGGCGATTAAACATTACAAGCCAACTACCAATGGTCGTCGTAACATGTCTAGTCTCGATTATAGTGCTAACTTAAGTGGGCACAAACCAGAAAAGTCATTATTAGTAATTTTGAAAAAAAATTCAGGTCGTAACAACCAAGGAAAAATTACAGTAAGACACCATGGTGGTCGGGTAAAGAGATTTTACAGAATCGTTGATTTTAAAAGGAATAAAGACAACATTCCTGCTGTAGTTAAATCAATCGAATACGATCCAAACCGTTCAGCAAACATTTGTTTATTAGCATATGCTGATGGTGAAAAAAGATATATTCTTGCACCACAAGGAATTAAAGTGGGACAAGTTGTGGTTTCAGGACCAAATGCTGATATTTTAGTAGGTAACGCATTACCATTAGCAAACATTCCTGAAGGTACAACAATCCACAACATTGAAATGCAACCAGGAGCTGGTGGACAAATTGCTCGTTCAGCAGGTACTAGTGCACAACTTTTAGGTAAAGATGAAGACGGGAAATATGTTGTTTTACGTCTTAAATCAGGTGAAACTCGTCGTATTTTAGCACGTTGCCGTGCAACAATTGGTAGCGTTGGAAACGAAGAACACTTATTAGTAAACTTAGGTAAAGCAGGACGTAACCGTCACTTAGGTGTTCGTCCTACAGTTAGAGGTTCTGTAATGAACCCTGTAGATCACCCACATGGTGGTGGTGAAGGTAAACAACCAGTTGGACGTAAAGCTCCGCTTACTCCTTGAGGTAAAAAAGCTCTTGGTGTGAAAACTAGAAAAACTAAAAAAGCTTCAAACAAATTGATTTTAAGAAGAAGAAAGGATGCTAAATAA
- the rpmC gene encoding 50S ribosomal protein L29, whose product MLYKDLKVKSLDELQKLVNELKAELWTLRFKNHTSTLDQTHKIKLVRRDIAKTLTAIKEKTLEQGAK is encoded by the coding sequence ATGCTTTACAAAGATTTAAAAGTTAAAAGTCTTGACGAACTTCAAAAATTAGTTAATGAATTAAAAGCAGAATTGTGAACTTTAAGATTTAAAAATCACACTTCAACTTTAGATCAAACACACAAAATCAAATTAGTTAGAAGAGACATTGCCAAAACTTTAACAGCAATTAAAGAAAAAACACTTGAGCAAGGAGCTAAATAA
- the rplX gene encoding 50S ribosomal protein L24: MKFKKNDEVVVIAGAHKNKVGKIERIDHKNNRVYLKDINKVTKHVKPSQGQDGQIKQVEAPIHASNISLIIKKATKTSPAVFSKIGYQIKGDKKVRISRRTKKEL; this comes from the coding sequence ATGAAATTCAAAAAGAATGATGAAGTTGTTGTGATTGCTGGTGCACACAAAAACAAAGTCGGAAAAATTGAAAGAATCGATCACAAAAATAACCGTGTCTATTTAAAAGACATTAACAAAGTTACAAAACACGTAAAACCTTCACAAGGTCAAGATGGTCAAATTAAACAAGTTGAAGCTCCTATTCACGCTTCAAACATTTCATTAATTATTAAAAAAGCTACAAAAACTTCTCCAGCTGTTTTCTCAAAAATTGGTTACCAAATCAAAGGTGATAAAAAAGTTAGAATAAGCCGTAGAACTAAGAAGGAATTATAA
- the rplF gene encoding 50S ribosomal protein L6, translating to MSRVGNRVLTIPANTSVNLEQTTLTVKGPLGELSQTFSNLIAIKIENNQITTLRANEEKHTKQLHGTTNALIANMLEGVSKGFKKELVIKGVGYKATLKGSVLEIAAGYSHLVNLDIPADVKVEVAKPTEVSVSGINKESVGQFASLVRKVRKPNPYSGKGIAYKDEVIRRKEGKTAAK from the coding sequence ATGTCTCGTGTCGGAAACCGTGTTTTAACCATCCCTGCAAATACAAGCGTAAACTTAGAACAAACTACTTTAACAGTTAAAGGTCCATTAGGCGAATTAAGCCAAACATTCAGCAATTTAATTGCAATTAAAATCGAAAACAATCAAATTACAACTCTTCGTGCAAATGAAGAAAAACACACCAAACAATTACACGGAACAACTAATGCTTTAATTGCTAACATGCTTGAAGGAGTTTCAAAAGGCTTCAAAAAAGAATTAGTAATTAAAGGGGTTGGTTACAAAGCTACTTTAAAAGGTAGTGTGCTAGAAATTGCTGCTGGTTACAGCCACTTAGTTAATTTAGACATTCCTGCGGATGTGAAAGTTGAAGTAGCTAAACCAACAGAAGTTAGTGTTTCAGGTATTAATAAAGAAAGTGTTGGCCAATTTGCCTCACTTGTGCGTAAAGTAAGAAAACCAAATCCTTACTCAGGAAAAGGTATTGCTTACAAAGACGAAGTGATTCGTCGTAAAGAAGGAAAAACTGCTGCTAAATAG
- the rplP gene encoding 50S ribosomal protein L16, which produces MLQPKRTKYRKPFLVNPDKRKAHKGNKVSFGEFGLQAVTSSLITARQIEAARIAITRRMGREGDVIIRIFPHFQKTSKPIGVRMGSGKGAPEKWYASVRVNTMMFEVAGVKEEIARDALRLGGHKLPVKWKIVAKSEQDGGQN; this is translated from the coding sequence ATGCTTCAACCAAAAAGAACAAAATACCGTAAACCTTTCTTAGTAAATCCAGATAAAAGAAAAGCACACAAAGGAAACAAAGTTTCATTCGGTGAATTCGGTTTACAAGCAGTAACTTCATCATTAATTACTGCAAGACAAATTGAGGCAGCACGTATTGCCATTACTCGTCGTATGGGTCGTGAAGGGGATGTTATTATTAGAATTTTCCCTCACTTCCAAAAAACCTCTAAACCAATCGGGGTTCGTATGGGATCAGGTAAAGGTGCTCCAGAAAAATGATATGCATCTGTAAGAGTAAACACAATGATGTTTGAAGTTGCAGGTGTTAAAGAAGAAATAGCACGTGATGCCTTAAGATTAGGTGGTCACAAATTACCAGTTAAATGAAAAATTGTAGCTAAAAGTGAACAAGATGGAGGTCAAAACTAA
- the rplN gene encoding 50S ribosomal protein L14 gives MVLELSKLNVADNSGAKEVGLIRVLGGSRKKTANIGDVIVCSVKKALPNGIVKEGQVVKAVIVRSRYGIKRDNGSHIKFDDNAVVIIKEDGSLRGTRVFGPVARELRDRGYLKIVSLAPEVL, from the coding sequence ATGGTTTTAGAACTATCTAAATTAAATGTTGCTGATAACTCAGGCGCTAAAGAAGTTGGTTTAATTAGAGTTCTTGGTGGAAGCCGTAAAAAAACTGCAAACATTGGTGATGTTATTGTTTGTTCAGTGAAAAAAGCTTTACCAAATGGAATCGTAAAAGAAGGACAAGTTGTTAAAGCTGTAATTGTAAGAAGTCGTTATGGAATTAAAAGAGATAACGGTTCACACATCAAATTTGATGACAATGCTGTGGTAATTATTAAAGAAGATGGTTCACTTAGAGGAACCCGTGTGTTTGGACCTGTGGCTCGTGAATTACGTGATAGAGGTTATTTAAAAATCGTTTCATTAGCACCTGAAGTACTTTAA
- the rpsH gene encoding 30S ribosomal protein S8 gives MFITDPISDMIVRIKNANQRKFKTVAIPFSNKKATILDILLNEGFITSYSTKGEGKDKVLEVVLKYKGNQRAIIDFKRVSKPGLRVYASVDQLPTVLSGYGVAIISTSKGVMTAKDARKENVGGEVIAYIW, from the coding sequence ATGTTTATTACAGATCCAATTTCAGATATGATCGTGCGTATTAAAAACGCAAATCAACGTAAATTTAAAACTGTAGCCATTCCTTTTTCAAATAAAAAAGCAACCATTCTAGACATTTTATTAAACGAAGGATTTATTACCTCATATTCAACTAAAGGTGAAGGAAAAGACAAAGTTTTAGAAGTAGTTTTAAAATACAAAGGAAACCAAAGAGCAATCATTGATTTCAAACGTGTTTCAAAACCAGGTTTAAGAGTTTATGCATCAGTAGATCAATTACCAACTGTGCTTTCAGGTTATGGAGTAGCTATCATTTCAACTTCTAAAGGTGTGATGACAGCCAAAGATGCACGTAAGGAAAATGTTGGCGGTGAAGTTATCGCCTACATTTGATAG
- the rplC gene encoding 50S ribosomal protein L3, whose amino-acid sequence MKGILGRKVGMTQIYTEYGNSIPVTVIEVQPNVVSKVLTVEKNGYVATQLATGELKEKNANKPLKGQFAQAKTTPKRFVKEIRGMEGFELGTEVKADLFAAGELVDVTGTSKGKGFAGTIKRWNQHIGPKSHGGGGGSQPIRQTGSLGDISGNRVFKGMTMPGHLGAEKTTVQNLEIVKVDVKNNYILVKGSIPGPNKGYVVVKQAVKGLPNPAAIKLVDVKEVLKMNELVEKAKKYGIEVIAGMHSSELEPLIEKAEAEGEK is encoded by the coding sequence ATGAAAGGTATTTTAGGTAGAAAAGTTGGGATGACACAAATCTACACAGAATATGGAAACTCAATTCCTGTTACTGTGATTGAAGTGCAACCTAACGTTGTATCAAAAGTTCTAACAGTTGAAAAAAATGGTTATGTTGCAACTCAATTAGCAACTGGTGAACTTAAAGAAAAAAATGCAAACAAACCATTAAAAGGTCAATTTGCACAAGCAAAAACTACTCCAAAACGTTTTGTTAAAGAAATTCGTGGAATGGAAGGTTTTGAATTAGGTACAGAAGTTAAAGCAGATCTTTTTGCTGCTGGTGAACTTGTTGATGTAACAGGAACATCAAAAGGTAAAGGTTTTGCAGGTACTATTAAAAGATGAAACCAACACATTGGTCCTAAATCACACGGTGGTGGTGGTGGTAGCCAACCAATTAGACAAACCGGTTCTTTAGGGGACATTAGCGGTAACCGTGTTTTCAAAGGTATGACCATGCCTGGTCACTTAGGCGCTGAAAAAACAACAGTACAAAACTTAGAAATTGTTAAAGTTGATGTTAAAAATAACTACATTCTTGTTAAAGGTTCAATTCCTGGACCAAACAAAGGTTATGTTGTAGTTAAACAAGCAGTTAAAGGATTACCAAATCCAGCAGCTATTAAATTAGTTGATGTTAAAGAAGTTTTAAAAATGAATGAATTAGTTGAAAAAGCTAAAAAATATGGTATCGAAGTTATCGCTGGAATGCATTCAAGTGAATTAGAACCATTAATTGAAAAAGCTGAAGCTGAAGGAGAAAAATAA
- the rplW gene encoding 50S ribosomal protein L23: protein MELTQVIKKPVLTEKSNNLQAQNTYTFVVEYSANKYQIKQAVEHIFQVKVESVNTLKYDKKFKRVGRYEGYLNRYKKAVVTLKEGSVINYYPNEAEAQDEAKKEAKAQKVAQDKAQNKAKEAQLADKIAAKKAKAANNKATNAAKKPVTRSKKEA, encoded by the coding sequence ATGGAATTAACTCAAGTAATTAAAAAACCTGTTCTTACTGAAAAATCAAACAATCTTCAAGCGCAAAATACTTACACATTTGTTGTTGAATATAGTGCAAACAAATATCAAATCAAACAAGCTGTTGAGCACATTTTCCAAGTGAAAGTTGAAAGCGTAAATACTCTTAAATATGACAAAAAATTCAAAAGAGTAGGACGTTACGAAGGTTATTTAAACCGTTATAAAAAAGCTGTTGTTACTTTAAAAGAAGGTTCAGTAATCAATTACTATCCAAACGAAGCTGAAGCGCAGGATGAAGCTAAAAAAGAAGCAAAAGCACAAAAAGTAGCTCAAGATAAAGCGCAAAATAAAGCTAAAGAAGCGCAATTGGCAGATAAAATTGCTGCTAAAAAAGCTAAAGCAGCAAACAATAAAGCAACAAACGCTGCTAAAAAACCAGTAACAAGAAGCAAAAAAGAAGCATAG
- the rplE gene encoding 50S ribosomal protein L5, which yields MSLKNHYLDKVVPALKEKFNYSSVMQVPRLEKIVLNMTAGKEVTNSKAIEEVLNELTAISSQIPFKTKARKSNASWKLREGMPMGGKVTLRRERMWDFLDKLINVAMPRIRDFRGANPKAFDGRGNYSLGIKEEIIFPEIEFDKIRRIKGLDVQLITTANSDAEAKALLELIGVPFAKGEK from the coding sequence ATGAGTTTAAAAAATCATTACTTAGATAAAGTTGTACCTGCATTAAAAGAAAAATTTAACTATTCTTCAGTAATGCAAGTACCTCGTTTAGAAAAAATCGTGCTTAACATGACTGCTGGAAAAGAAGTAACCAACTCAAAAGCTATTGAAGAAGTATTAAACGAATTAACTGCTATTTCATCACAAATCCCATTTAAAACAAAAGCTAGAAAATCAAACGCTTCTTGAAAATTACGTGAAGGTATGCCAATGGGTGGAAAAGTAACTTTACGTAGAGAAAGAATGTGAGATTTCTTAGATAAATTAATTAATGTTGCAATGCCACGTATTCGTGACTTTAGAGGTGCAAATCCTAAAGCTTTCGATGGTCGTGGAAATTACTCTTTAGGAATTAAAGAAGAAATTATTTTCCCAGAAATTGAATTTGACAAAATCCGTCGTATTAAAGGTCTAGACGTACAATTAATTACTACTGCTAATAGCGATGCTGAAGCAAAAGCTCTATTAGAATTAATTGGTGTTCCATTTGCAAAAGGAGAAAAATAA
- a CDS encoding type Z 30S ribosomal protein S14, translating into MARKSLKVKAKRHPKFSTRAYTRCELCGRPHAVLRKYKVCRICFRNLAHEGKIPGMKKASW; encoded by the coding sequence ATGGCTAGAAAATCATTAAAAGTTAAAGCTAAAAGACATCCAAAATTCTCAACCCGTGCTTATACACGTTGTGAATTATGTGGACGTCCTCATGCAGTTTTAAGAAAATACAAAGTTTGCCGTATTTGCTTCCGTAACTTAGCTCACGAAGGTAAAATTCCTGGCATGAAGAAAGCGAGTTGATAA
- the rpsQ gene encoding 30S ribosomal protein S17, with product MERNTKTRKTLQGRVTSTRGDKTIYVEVETYRAHKLYSKRFKTTKRFAVHDELNKAQVNDVVTIMETRPLSKTKHFRLVEIKSHALESEK from the coding sequence ATGGAAAGAAATACAAAAACCCGTAAAACTTTACAAGGTCGTGTTACTTCAACAAGAGGTGACAAAACCATTTATGTTGAAGTTGAAACTTATAGAGCTCATAAACTTTACTCAAAACGTTTCAAAACTACCAAACGTTTTGCTGTGCATGATGAATTAAATAAAGCTCAAGTTAATGATGTTGTCACAATTATGGAAACTCGTCCTTTATCAAAAACCAAACACTTCCGTTTAGTTGAAATTAAAAGCCACGCTTTAGAAAGCGAGAAATAA
- the rpsC gene encoding 30S ribosomal protein S3, with the protein MGQKVNPNGFRYGVTKAHNTEWYASKANFGAYLVQDAKIYKFFDKLVRKYQIGQVEIKRNTLGKVIVLVHTATPAKFLGENGQNIKALSLQLHKYLEDKKVNLQLEVVLLKEPALNARLAAEAIAQKLENRESFRVAQKLIINDALKAGAKGIKTAVSGRLNGVDMARTEGYSRGEMKLHTLRQDVDFAKATARTTYGAIGVKVWISKGEVLEGDKE; encoded by the coding sequence ATGGGACAAAAAGTTAATCCAAATGGATTTAGATATGGTGTAACCAAAGCACACAACACTGAATGATATGCTTCAAAAGCAAACTTTGGTGCTTACTTAGTACAAGATGCTAAAATTTACAAATTCTTCGATAAATTAGTACGTAAATACCAAATTGGACAAGTTGAAATTAAACGTAATACCTTAGGAAAAGTAATAGTTTTAGTTCACACAGCCACACCTGCTAAATTTTTAGGTGAAAATGGTCAAAACATTAAAGCCTTAAGTTTACAATTGCACAAATACCTAGAAGATAAAAAAGTTAATCTTCAATTAGAAGTTGTATTATTAAAAGAACCAGCATTAAATGCTCGTTTAGCAGCTGAAGCAATCGCACAAAAATTAGAAAATCGTGAAAGCTTTAGAGTCGCACAAAAATTAATTATTAATGATGCTTTAAAAGCAGGAGCTAAAGGTATCAAAACAGCTGTATCAGGTCGTTTAAATGGTGTTGATATGGCGAGAACCGAAGGATATTCACGTGGTGAAATGAAATTACACACCCTTAGACAAGATGTTGATTTTGCTAAAGCAACAGCAAGAACAACTTATGGTGCTATTGGTGTTAAAGTGTGAATTTCTAAAGGAGAAGTTTTGGAAGGAGATAAGGAATAA
- the rplR gene encoding 50S ribosomal protein L18, protein MAQLSRNKARLVKHLRERQKISGTATKPRLAVFKSHQNFYAQLIDDTKGHTLAAVSTYEKGKYNGNVVAAAKAGEKMAQLINKLGISELVFDRGGYIYHGRVKAFAEAVREHAKGVKF, encoded by the coding sequence ATGGCTCAATTATCTCGTAATAAAGCACGTTTGGTTAAACACTTACGTGAAAGACAAAAAATTAGTGGTACAGCTACCAAACCTCGTTTAGCAGTTTTTAAATCACACCAAAATTTCTACGCACAATTAATTGATGATACTAAAGGCCACACTTTAGCAGCTGTTTCAACCTACGAAAAAGGTAAATACAACGGAAACGTTGTAGCAGCAGCTAAAGCTGGTGAAAAAATGGCACAATTAATCAACAAATTAGGTATTAGTGAATTAGTATTTGATCGTGGTGGTTACATTTACCACGGCCGTGTAAAAGCGTTTGCAGAAGCAGTTAGAGAACACGCTAAAGGAGTAAAATTCTAA
- the rpsS gene encoding 30S ribosomal protein S19 produces MARSLKKGPFADEHLLKKVAAIEEGKAAKKPIKTWSRRSTIFPHFVGLTFQVHNGNKFIDVYVTDDMVGHKLGEFAPTRTFSGHGADKGKK; encoded by the coding sequence ATGGCACGTAGTCTTAAAAAAGGTCCATTTGCTGACGAGCATTTACTTAAAAAAGTAGCTGCAATCGAAGAAGGCAAAGCTGCGAAAAAACCAATTAAAACTTGATCAAGACGTTCAACAATTTTCCCACACTTTGTTGGTTTAACCTTTCAAGTTCACAATGGTAACAAGTTTATTGATGTATATGTAACAGATGACATGGTTGGTCACAAATTAGGAGAATTTGCTCCTACAAGAACCTTCTCAGGTCATGGTGCTGACAAAGGTAAAAAATAG